Proteins encoded in a region of the Saccharothrix ecbatanensis genome:
- a CDS encoding SRPBCC family protein, translated as MSETVVLRVRTTAPVERVRQAVTDAGELGTWLAEHAAVELPDRFEFWGRYTPEGDQPHQTLRHVDDRSLRFGWRVGGEDTTVEISWAAKDGDTVVTLSQSHFAGWEAAVAETGVLGHLYTYWALSLANLVDHVEGRPLTPKVDFSTPEMRTEVVIAAPVDAVARSLVESEQHSRWFGAKIDIEPWEGGRVAMGGFDANPEPAKVLEFVPGERMRVDWGGMVSTWELAESGGGTRLTFVQSGFDTGRPPYGAWAGWLSGVAELRRYHELADWRPIWLQPDVPGLPDGMLTSG; from the coding sequence ATGAGTGAGACCGTGGTCCTTCGCGTCCGCACCACCGCGCCCGTCGAGCGGGTGCGGCAGGCGGTGACCGACGCGGGCGAGCTGGGCACGTGGCTGGCCGAGCACGCGGCCGTGGAGCTGCCCGACCGGTTCGAGTTCTGGGGCAGGTACACGCCCGAGGGCGACCAGCCGCACCAGACGTTGCGGCACGTCGACGACCGGTCGTTGCGGTTCGGTTGGAGGGTCGGCGGCGAGGACACGACCGTCGAGATCTCGTGGGCGGCCAAGGACGGCGACACGGTCGTGACGTTGTCCCAGAGCCACTTCGCGGGCTGGGAGGCGGCCGTCGCGGAGACCGGCGTGCTCGGCCACCTCTACACCTACTGGGCGTTGTCGCTGGCGAACCTGGTCGACCACGTCGAGGGCCGGCCGTTGACGCCGAAGGTCGACTTCAGCACCCCGGAGATGCGCACCGAGGTGGTGATCGCCGCGCCGGTCGACGCGGTGGCCCGGTCGCTGGTCGAGTCCGAGCAGCACTCGCGGTGGTTCGGCGCGAAGATCGACATCGAGCCGTGGGAGGGCGGTCGGGTCGCCATGGGCGGGTTCGACGCGAACCCGGAACCGGCGAAGGTGCTGGAGTTCGTGCCCGGTGAGCGGATGCGCGTCGACTGGGGCGGCATGGTGTCGACGTGGGAGCTGGCAGAGTCGGGCGGCGGCACCCGGCTGACGTTCGTGCAGAGCGGGTTCGACACCGGCCGGCCGCCGTACGGGGCGTGGGCGGGCTGGCTGTCGGGCGTGGCGGAACTGCGCCGCTACCACGAGCTGGCCGACTGGCGGCCGATCTGGCTCCAGCCGGACGTGCCGGGCCTGCCCGACGGGATGCTCACCAGCGGCTGA
- a CDS encoding ArsR/SmtB family transcription factor has translation MRDVLYLEQIEQAEALLKPQRIEVLRQLAEPRSCTEVAAVLDQTPQRVYYHVKRLVEAGLVTLVSERRVRGINEGVYQASARSYWLSPRLVGRLGLRRAQDELSLGYLLDLVEQVQADIAGLDRTRPELPSLGVSGEIRLRPDQRQEFFDDLKTTLQDLFARYGGAEGDAFRLAVACYPMEEETDE, from the coding sequence ATGAGAGACGTCCTGTACCTGGAGCAGATCGAGCAGGCCGAGGCACTGCTCAAGCCGCAGCGCATCGAGGTGCTGCGGCAGCTGGCCGAGCCGCGGTCGTGCACCGAGGTGGCGGCGGTGCTCGACCAGACCCCGCAGCGGGTCTACTACCACGTGAAACGCCTGGTCGAAGCCGGTCTGGTGACGCTGGTGAGCGAGCGCCGTGTGCGTGGCATCAACGAGGGCGTGTACCAGGCGAGCGCGCGCTCGTACTGGCTGTCGCCGAGGCTGGTCGGCCGGCTCGGGCTGCGCCGCGCGCAGGACGAGTTGAGCCTGGGATACCTGCTGGACCTCGTGGAGCAGGTCCAGGCGGACATCGCGGGCCTCGACCGGACCCGGCCGGAACTGCCGTCGCTCGGCGTGTCCGGCGAGATCCGGCTGCGGCCCGATCAGCGGCAGGAGTTCTTCGACGACCTGAAGACGACTTTGCAGGACTTGTTCGCCCGCTACGGCGGCGCGGAGGGCGACGCCTTCCGGCTGGCCGTGGCGTGCTACCCGATGGAGGAGGAGACCGATGAGTGA
- the pafA gene encoding Pup--protein ligase has translation MQRRIFGIETEFGVTCTFHGQRRLSPDEVARYLFRRVVSWGRSSNVFLRNGSRLYLDVGSHPEYATAECDDLAQLVTHDKAGERILEDLLVDAERRLADEGIGGDIFLFKNNTDSAGNSYGCHENYLVARAGEFSRIADVLLPFLVTRQLICGAGKVLQTPRGAVYCLSQRAEHIWEGVSSATTRSRPIINTRDEPHADAERYRRLHVIVGDSNMSEVTTLLKVGSANLVLEMIEQGVQFRDFSLDNPIRAIREISHDLTGRRTVRLAGGKEASALDIQREYYERAVEHVAKRAPDPMAERVLELWGRTLDAVEAEDLSKIDREIDWAIKYRLMERYQAKHGMDLSNPRIAQLDLAYHDIRRGRGIFDLLQRKDQVERVTDDGEIEAAKDTPPQTTRAKLRGDFIAAAQAAGRDFTVDWVHLKLNDQAQRTVLCKDPFRAVDERVERLISSL, from the coding sequence ATGCAGCGGCGGATCTTCGGCATTGAGACTGAGTTCGGGGTGACCTGCACCTTCCACGGGCAGCGCAGGCTGTCCCCGGATGAGGTCGCGCGTTATCTGTTCCGCCGGGTCGTCTCGTGGGGACGCTCGTCGAACGTCTTCCTGCGCAACGGCTCTCGGCTCTACCTGGACGTGGGCTCGCACCCCGAGTACGCGACGGCGGAATGCGACGACCTCGCCCAGCTCGTGACGCATGACAAGGCTGGTGAGCGGATCCTCGAAGACCTGCTCGTCGACGCCGAGCGCAGGCTCGCCGACGAGGGCATCGGGGGAGACATCTTCCTGTTCAAGAACAACACCGACTCCGCGGGCAACTCGTACGGTTGCCACGAGAACTACCTGGTCGCGCGAGCGGGGGAGTTCTCCCGCATCGCCGACGTCCTGCTGCCGTTCCTGGTGACCAGGCAGCTCATCTGCGGCGCGGGCAAGGTGCTCCAGACGCCGCGCGGAGCGGTCTACTGCCTCTCGCAGCGGGCCGAGCACATCTGGGAGGGCGTGTCCAGCGCCACCACCCGGTCGCGGCCGATCATCAACACCCGCGACGAGCCGCACGCCGACGCCGAGCGCTACCGCAGGCTGCACGTCATCGTCGGCGACTCGAACATGTCCGAGGTGACCACGCTGCTCAAGGTGGGCAGCGCGAACCTGGTCCTGGAGATGATCGAGCAAGGCGTCCAGTTCCGCGATTTCAGCCTGGACAACCCGATCCGCGCGATCCGCGAGATCAGCCACGACCTGACCGGCCGCCGCACCGTCCGCCTCGCGGGCGGCAAGGAGGCCTCGGCGCTGGACATCCAGCGCGAGTACTACGAGCGCGCGGTGGAGCACGTGGCCAAGCGCGCGCCGGACCCGATGGCCGAGCGGGTGCTCGAACTGTGGGGCCGCACGCTGGACGCGGTCGAGGCCGAGGACCTGTCCAAGATCGACCGCGAGATCGACTGGGCCATCAAGTACCGGCTGATGGAGCGGTACCAGGCCAAGCACGGCATGGACCTGTCCAACCCGCGGATCGCCCAGCTCGACCTCGCCTACCACGACATCAGGCGCGGCCGGGGCATCTTCGACCTGCTCCAGCGCAAGGACCAGGTGGAACGGGTGACCGACGACGGCGAGATCGAGGCCGCCAAGGACACCCCGCCGCAGACGACGCGGGCCAAGCTGCGCGGTGACTTCATCGCCGCCGCGCAGGCCGCGGGCCGTGACTTCACGGTCGACTGGGTGCACCTGAAGTTGAACGACCAGGCGCAGCGCACCGTGCTGTGCAAGGACCCGTTCCGCGCGGTGGACGAGCGCGTGGAGCGGCTGATCAGCTCGCTGTAG
- a CDS encoding bifunctional phosphatase PAP2/diacylglycerol kinase family protein gives MRRSGALRPSPVDHGMKRLSRAANHSVLWLVVAGVLAARKGVSRRAALRGVAAIAGASFSASLVAKRLLPRRRPAADLLAVPRRLTRRPTSSSFPSGHAASAAAFTTALAMESPALALAVAPVAAAVAYSRVHTGVHWPSDVAAGAAIGIGAGLLTRRWWPLGRTERATAREHQTLAALVDGEGLVVVVNRSAGLGATSLGAVDPAEAVAEEWPKATIVGIDDLDTLIDDYAPQALGVAGGDGSVGAVAAVAAAHRLPFALVPAGTLNHFARDVGVHGVDDTARAVTDGEGVLVDLAAVSVDGAGPRWFVNTASLGGYPDMVRLREKLQDRWGKWPAAVIALAKVLRTSRPMRVELNGEPRLIWMLFVGNGPYRPKGFAPTMRPALDAGLMDVRYIRADTRFSRARFFVGALLGALDRSRTYRHLETRWLDVRLLDGAVAIATDGEVGPTGSTFEFRSRPAALAVYRPQD, from the coding sequence ATGAGGCGTTCCGGCGCTCTGCGCCCCTCGCCTGTCGATCACGGAATGAAGAGGTTGTCACGCGCCGCCAATCACAGCGTGTTGTGGCTAGTCGTCGCGGGCGTGTTGGCCGCGCGGAAGGGTGTGAGCAGGCGGGCGGCGTTGCGCGGAGTCGCGGCGATCGCCGGGGCGAGTTTCAGCGCGAGCCTGGTGGCGAAGCGGCTCCTCCCGCGCCGGAGGCCTGCCGCGGACCTGCTGGCGGTGCCGCGACGGCTGACCAGGCGCCCGACGTCGTCGTCGTTCCCGTCCGGGCACGCGGCGTCGGCGGCGGCGTTCACCACGGCGTTGGCGATGGAGTCGCCCGCGTTGGCGTTGGCGGTCGCTCCGGTCGCGGCGGCGGTCGCGTACTCGCGGGTGCACACAGGCGTGCACTGGCCGTCGGACGTGGCCGCCGGCGCCGCTATCGGGATCGGCGCAGGACTGCTGACCAGGCGTTGGTGGCCGTTGGGGCGGACGGAGCGTGCGACGGCACGGGAGCACCAGACGTTGGCGGCGCTGGTGGACGGCGAGGGCCTGGTGGTCGTCGTGAACCGGAGCGCGGGCCTGGGCGCGACGAGCCTGGGCGCGGTCGATCCGGCCGAGGCCGTGGCGGAGGAGTGGCCGAAAGCCACGATCGTGGGAATCGACGATCTCGACACGCTGATCGATGATTACGCTCCGCAGGCACTGGGCGTGGCTGGCGGTGACGGTTCGGTGGGCGCGGTCGCGGCGGTGGCGGCGGCACACCGGCTGCCGTTCGCGCTGGTGCCGGCGGGGACGTTGAACCACTTCGCCCGGGACGTCGGCGTGCACGGCGTGGACGACACCGCGCGGGCGGTGACGGACGGCGAGGGCGTGCTGGTGGACCTGGCGGCCGTGTCGGTGGACGGAGCCGGGCCGCGCTGGTTCGTCAACACGGCGAGTCTCGGCGGTTATCCGGACATGGTCCGGCTCCGGGAGAAGCTGCAGGACCGGTGGGGCAAGTGGCCGGCGGCGGTCATCGCGCTGGCCAAGGTGCTGCGCACTTCCCGACCGATGCGGGTGGAGCTGAACGGCGAGCCGCGGTTGATCTGGATGCTGTTCGTCGGCAACGGTCCGTACCGGCCGAAGGGCTTCGCGCCGACCATGCGGCCGGCGTTGGACGCGGGGCTCATGGACGTCCGGTACATCCGCGCCGACACCCGGTTCTCCCGGGCGAGGTTCTTCGTCGGCGCCCTGCTCGGCGCCCTGGACCGCAGCCGCACGTACCGGCACCTGGAGACGCGGTGGCTGGACGTCCGACTGCTCGACGGCGCGGTGGCGATCGCGACGGACGGCGAGGTCGGCCCCACCGGCTCCACCTTCGAGTTCCGCTCGCGCCCGGCGGCCCTGGCGGTCTACCGCCCCCAGGACTAA